Within Lactobacillus amylovorus DSM 20531, the genomic segment ACTCTATTATTTGGTCGTCAATGGGTTGTTAGTCAAAAGGATTCTAGCATACTTACGCTTTCTAGCAAAATTCCCGCAATTGAAAACGAAAAATGCAACCGATGCGGCACGAAGGTTGAACATAAATTACCGAGTGACAAATATTATTGCCGTGGCTGCATTGGAATTGGTCGGATTGTTGAAGGTTGTTTTTTAGTAAGACAAAACGAAAATTATGAGTATCCTGAAAAAAAGAAAGGTGGCCTGACCTGGGCCGGACAATTAACGCCACTGCAGCAGAAAATTTCTGATGAACTAGTCAGTAATTTTAAACAGAGGAAAAACAGTTTAGTTCATGCAGTAACTGGAGCAGGTAAAACGGAAATGCTGTTTCAATTAATTGCCGAATGTATGAAAAACGGCAAAAGAGCCTGCATTGCTACGCCAAGAATTGATGTGGTTAATGAGCTGTTTCCTCGTTTTCAAGCCGCTTTTGCAGAAATTGAGATTGGTAAATATCATGGCCGAGAATTTAAAGAGCCAGGACTAGAACAGCTGACGATTTGTACCACGCACCAGTTAATGAAATTTTATGAAGCATTTGATTTATTGGTTATTGATGAGGTGGACTCGTTTCCCTATGTAGGCGATCCGCAACTGCATTTTGCGGCTAAGGCAGCCGTTAAGAAGACTGGCGTGAGGGTTTATCTAAGTGCAACGCCAACCGAAGATCTGCTGGAAGAGGCAAAACAAGGAAAGATTCAAATTTTAAAGTTAAATCGACGCTTTCATGGCGGACTTTTACCAGTACCGCGAGAAAAATTATTTATTAAACCATTCTTAGATAAGAAAAATCAGATTCATCCAAAATTGTTGCTGGAAATAAAAAAGGTGATTAAAAGTGGACACCCATTATTGGTCTTTGTCCCGAGAATTGAAGAGATCTCTGTTTATTTACAAATTTTGCAAAAAAGTTTAAAGGATAAACAAATCAAAATTGCTGGTGTGCACGCTCAAGATCCTCAGCGACTAGAAAAAGTACAGGCATTTCGCGAGAAAAAAGTTGATTTGCTTTTAACGACGACTATTTTGGAGCGAGGCGTAACTTTTAAACACGTTTGGGTAATTATTATTGCGGCAGATGATCCGATTTATACGGCCGCAAGTTTGGTGCAGATTGCAGGACGAGTAGGTAGAGCTAAAGACGATCCTAGTGGACTAGTGCTGTATTGTTACCATCACTATACCAAGAATATCCGCAGCAGCATTAAGCAAATTAAGGAGATGAATAAATGAGAAAGTGCCTGCTTTGTGAACAGGTTTTTACGCCTGATATTTCCTTTGCCGAGATTTTTTCGCTAAAAAAGTATCGAGAAAGAAAAATCTGCCTGCACTGTCTAAAACAATTTCGACGTTTGACAGATAAAAAGTGTGCCATTTGTTCCAAAATGCTGGACAAAGGAATTATCTGCACTGACTGCGTGAGATGGAAAAAGATCTATCAAGGAGATGTTTTACGTAATCATGCACTGTATCGCTATGATGCGACTTTTCATGATCTGATGGTTTCTTATAAGCGGCGTGGCGATTATGCGATGCGCGAGATTTTGCAGGAATTATGCTATGAATATTTGAACAAAAATAAATACGATTATTATGTTCCAGTACCTACATCGCCTGAGCATCAAATGAGACGGCAATTTGATACAATTTCTGCCATTTATGGTGATATTTTGCCGCTTACGCCGGTTTTAATTAAGAAGGAAGGCAGTCATGCCCAGGGGGAGAAAAACAAAGAAGAAAGGCTAAAAACGCCGCAAGGGTTTTTAATTGATAAAAATATTAATATAAGAGAAAATATACAGACAGGGAAAGTATTAATTTTGGATGATATTTACACTACAGGACGAACGCTTTATCACGCACGGGACTGCTTAAAAGAGGCTTTTCCAGGGATGCAAATTGAAAGCTTTTCAATTTGTCGATAGATTTGTTGTGAAACGCTTTCATTTTTTGGTATAATGAAAGAGTAAAGAAAAACCGTATAACGGTGAAAGGAGAATCTTATATGTTAAAGTACAATGTTCGTGGAGAAAATATCGAAGTAACTGACGCTTTAAGAAGCTATGTTGAAAAACGTTTAAACAAATTGGAAAAATACTTTGAATTGAATCAAGACGTGCTCGCACACGTAAACTTAAGAGTTTACCGTGATCACTCTGCCAAGGTCGAAGTCACTATTCCTTTACCATACTTGGTTTTGAGAGCTGAAGAAACCACGGATGATATGTATCGTAGCATTGACTTCGTTTCAGAGAAACTTGAACGTCAAATCAGAAAGTACAAGACTCGTGTTAACAGAAAGAGTCGTGAAAAAGGTTTACAAGATTTCTTCGTGGAAGAACCTCAAGAAGAAGAAAAGAAGCCTGGTCAATTCGATATCGTTCGTAACAAGCGCGTAAGTTTGAAGCCAATGGATCCAGAAGAAGCAATTTTGCAAATGGATATGTTGGAACACGACTTCTTCGTATTTGAAGATGCTGAAACTAACGGCACTAGCGTTGTTTACCGTAGAAACGATGGTCGTTACGGCTTGATTGAAACTAACGAATAATTGAGTTGAAATACTCGTTACATAAAAAACCTCGCGTTTGTTTGAGCGTGGGGTTTTTTATTTAGAATATTTTTATTTTGTAGATAAACATGTTAAAATTATTCTGTATTTTTAGACTTTACGACATATAAGGACCGATTTAATGGTAAACATTTTAAAGAAACTATATAACGACGATAAAAGAGAACTTAAGAAATTTGAAAAAATCGCAGCTAAGGTAGAATCTCATGCAGATGAAATGAGCAAGCTATCTGATGAACAATTGCAAGCAAAGACGCCAGAATTTCGTGACCGGATTAAGAAGGGCGAAAGCTTGGACGATCTTTTGCCAGAAGCATTCGCAGTTGCTCGTGAAGGTGCTAAGCGTGTCTTAGGCCTTTACCCATTCCACGTACAAATCTTGGGTGGTATTGCACTTCACTATGGTAACATTGCCGAAATGATGACTGGTGAAGGTAAGACTTTAACAGCAACCATGCCTGTATACTTAAATGCGCTTGAAGGCAAGGGTGTACACGTTGTTACTGTTAACGAATACCTTTCAAGTCGTGACGAAGAGGAAATGGGTCAACTTTACAAGTGGCTTGGTTTAACTGTTGGCTTGAACTTGAACTCAATGTCACCAGATGAAAAGCGTGCAGCTTACAACTGTGATGTTACTTACTCAACTAACTCAGAACTTGGCTTTGACTATTTGCGTGACAACATGGTTGTTTATAAGGAACAAATGGTTCAACGTCCATTGAACTATGCAATCATCGACGAAGTTGACTCCATCTTAATTGATGAAGCTAGAACTCCATTGATCATTTCTGGTGAAGCTGAACAAGCAAACAGCGACTACATCCGTGCTGACCGTTTTGTAAAGACTTTGACTGAAGATAAGAGCGATGATGACGCCGACGATGATGAAGATCACGGCGATTACAAGATTGACTGGCCAACTAAGACCATTTCTCTTACTAGAACTGGTATTGAAAAGGCTTGTCAACACTTCGGCTTAAAGAACTTGTACGATGTTGAAAACCAAAAGTTAGTCCACCACATCGATCAAGCTCTTCGTGCTAACTACATTATGCTTAAGGATATCGACTACGTTGTCCAAGATGGCGAAGTTTTAATCGTTGACTCATTCACTGGTCGTGTAATGGAAGGCCGTCGTTACTCAGATGGTTTGCACCAAGCTATTGAAGCTAAGGAAGGCGTAAAGATTCAAGAAGAATCAAGAACGCAAGCTACTATTACTTACCAGAACTTCTTCAGAATGTACAAGAAGTTGTCAGGTATGACTGGTACTGCCAAGACTGAAGAAGAAGAATTCCGTGAAATCTACAACATGCAGGTAATCACGATTCCAACCAACCGTCCAATTGCCAGAAAAGACATGCCAGACATCTTGTACCCAACTTTGGATTCTAAATTCCATGCTGTAGTTGAAGAAATCAAGAAGCGTCACGCTAAGGGACAACCTGTTTTGGTTGGTACTGTTGCTATTGAAAGTTCAGAACGTTTGAGTAAGATGCTTGATGAAGCAGGCATTCCTCACGCAGTTTTGAACGCTAAGAACCACGCTAAGGAAGCTCAAATCATCATGAACGCTGGTCAACGTGGTGCTGTAACTATCGCTACTAACATGGCCGGTCGTGGTACTGACATTAAGCTTGGGCCTGGTGTTAAGGAACTCGGTGGTTTAGCAGTTATTGGTACTGAACGTCACGAATCACGTCGTATTGATAACCAGCTTCGTGGTCGTTCTGGTCGTCAGGGTGACCCAGGTTACACTAGATTCTACTTATCACTTGAAGATGACTTGATGAAGCGTTTCGGTGGAGACCGTGTTAAGGACTTCTTGGACCGTTTGTCAGACAATGATGAAGACAAGGTCATTGAAAGTCGTTTGATTACTCGTCAAGTTGAGTCTGCTCAAAAGCGTGTTGAAGGTAACAACTACGATACTCGTAAGCAAACTTTGCAATACGATGATGTTATGCGTATTCAACGTGAAATCATCTACGGCGAAAGAATGCAAGTTATTGAAGCCGACAAGTCATTGAAGAATGTTTTGATTCCAATGATTCACCGTACAATTAACAGTCAAGTTGACATGTTTACGCAAGGTGATAGAAGTCAATGGCGTTTGGATTCATTGCGTGACTTTATTTCATCAAGTTTAACTTCTGAAAAGGTAACTGATTCAATTGACTTCAAGACTATTAGTGTTGAAGATTTGAAGAAGAAGTTATACGACATCGTTGAAAAGAACTTTGAAGACAAGGAAAAGGCTTTGGGTGATCCAAGTCAAATGCTTGAATTCGAAAAGGTCGTTATCTTGCGTGTTGTAGATGATCGCTGGACTGATCATATCGATGCAATGGACCAATTGCGTCAATCAATTGGTTTACGTGGTTATGGACAACTTAACCCACTTGTTGAATATCAAGATTCTGGTTACAGAATGTTTGAAGAAATGATTTCAAATATTGAATTCGATGTAACTCGTTTGTTCATGAAGGCTGAAATTAGACAAAATCTTAGTCGTTAATAAAGAAAAAGGGGAGTTAACAGCTTCCCTTTTTTGTAATAGAAAAAGGAAAAACTATGGAAATTAGTGAAATTCAAAGTGTGTTAGACGAGTTGAAAAAGCGTCTAAATCACTTTAGGGGGTCTCTTTGACCTTGATGCGATTGATGAAAGCATTGAAATAAACGAAGCTAAAATGGCCCAGCCTGATTTTTGGAATGATCAGGAAAAAGCGCAAAAGCTGATCAGTGAAAACAACGTTTTAAAAGAAAAACGTGACTCTTTTTTGAAACTGCAAAAAGGCTATGAGGATGAAAGCACCGCAGTTGAGTTATTGCGTGAAGAGCCTGACCCAGATTTGCAAAAAGAAACAGAAGAAGACTTGGCCACTCTGCAAGATGAATTCCACAATTATGAGCTAGATTTGTTGCTATCAGGCAAATACGATAGTCATAATGCGCTGATGGAAATTCACCCAGGTGCAGGGGGTACAGAAGCGATGGACTGGGGTCAGATGCTTTTGCGGATGTACCAACGTTATTGCGATAGTGCAGGTTTTAAATTTGAGATCAATGACTATGAACCTGGTGAAGAGGCAGGACTAAAGAGTGTAAGTGCCAGAATTGTCGGCAAAAATGCTTACGGGATGCTTAAATCTGAAAATGGTGTCCATCGGTTAGTCAGAATTTCGCCGTTTGATGCAGCTAAGAGACGGCACACTTCTTTTGCTTCCGTTGAAGTGATTCCAGAAATCGATGACAGTATTAAAATTGATATTGATCCTAAAGATCTGCGAATCGATGTTTATCGTTCAAGTGGTGCCGGTGGTCAGCACATTAACAAGACTTCTAGTGCCGTTAGAATTACGCACTTGCCAACTGGAATTGTGACAACCTCACAAGCTCAGCGTTCACAGCTTCAAAACCGCGAAACTGCCATGAATGAATTGAGAGCCAAGCTTTTCCATTTGGAAGAAGAGAAAAAGCGTAAGCAAAAACAAACTTTGAAAGGCGATCAAAAGGAAATTGGCTGGGGTTCGCAAATTCGGTCATATGTTTTCTATCCTTATAATTTGGTAAAAGATTTGCGTACGGGCTATGAAACTGCCGATGCTAATGGTGTAATGGATGGGAAGCTACAATCATTTATTTATTCATATTTACAATGGCTGCTTAGTCAAGAAAATCCGGAATAGGTGAAAAAATGAGTTTTTTAGGAATTGTAACACTTGTTTTAGTAGCATTAATTATTTTGAGTTTGTTGTTTGTATTTTTTAAAGCATTTATTTTGCTTTTGCCGGTAGCTTTAATTGCCATTGGAGTTATGTGGTTGGTTCTTTGGATTTCAGGTAAGAGAAATAAAAATAGAGTACCAGCTAGTGAAACTTACTTTGATTGGTTTAAAGCTAGTGAGCCTGAACCAAAAAATACTAGAAAACGGGCTCGT encodes:
- a CDS encoding ComF family protein, with the translated sequence MRKCLLCEQVFTPDISFAEIFSLKKYRERKICLHCLKQFRRLTDKKCAICSKMLDKGIICTDCVRWKKIYQGDVLRNHALYRYDATFHDLMVSYKRRGDYAMREILQELCYEYLNKNKYDYYVPVPTSPEHQMRRQFDTISAIYGDILPLTPVLIKKEGSHAQGEKNKEERLKTPQGFLIDKNINIRENIQTGKVLILDDIYTTGRTLYHARDCLKEAFPGMQIESFSICR
- the hpf gene encoding ribosome hibernation-promoting factor, HPF/YfiA family is translated as MLKYNVRGENIEVTDALRSYVEKRLNKLEKYFELNQDVLAHVNLRVYRDHSAKVEVTIPLPYLVLRAEETTDDMYRSIDFVSEKLERQIRKYKTRVNRKSREKGLQDFFVEEPQEEEKKPGQFDIVRNKRVSLKPMDPEEAILQMDMLEHDFFVFEDAETNGTSVVYRRNDGRYGLIETNE
- the secA gene encoding preprotein translocase subunit SecA — encoded protein: MVNILKKLYNDDKRELKKFEKIAAKVESHADEMSKLSDEQLQAKTPEFRDRIKKGESLDDLLPEAFAVAREGAKRVLGLYPFHVQILGGIALHYGNIAEMMTGEGKTLTATMPVYLNALEGKGVHVVTVNEYLSSRDEEEMGQLYKWLGLTVGLNLNSMSPDEKRAAYNCDVTYSTNSELGFDYLRDNMVVYKEQMVQRPLNYAIIDEVDSILIDEARTPLIISGEAEQANSDYIRADRFVKTLTEDKSDDDADDDEDHGDYKIDWPTKTISLTRTGIEKACQHFGLKNLYDVENQKLVHHIDQALRANYIMLKDIDYVVQDGEVLIVDSFTGRVMEGRRYSDGLHQAIEAKEGVKIQEESRTQATITYQNFFRMYKKLSGMTGTAKTEEEEFREIYNMQVITIPTNRPIARKDMPDILYPTLDSKFHAVVEEIKKRHAKGQPVLVGTVAIESSERLSKMLDEAGIPHAVLNAKNHAKEAQIIMNAGQRGAVTIATNMAGRGTDIKLGPGVKELGGLAVIGTERHESRRIDNQLRGRSGRQGDPGYTRFYLSLEDDLMKRFGGDRVKDFLDRLSDNDEDKVIESRLITRQVESAQKRVEGNNYDTRKQTLQYDDVMRIQREIIYGERMQVIEADKSLKNVLIPMIHRTINSQVDMFTQGDRSQWRLDSLRDFISSSLTSEKVTDSIDFKTISVEDLKKKLYDIVEKNFEDKEKALGDPSQMLEFEKVVILRVVDDRWTDHIDAMDQLRQSIGLRGYGQLNPLVEYQDSGYRMFEEMISNIEFDVTRLFMKAEIRQNLSR
- a CDS encoding DEAD/DEAH box helicase, with translation MEDSTLLFGRQWVVSQKDSSILTLSSKIPAIENEKCNRCGTKVEHKLPSDKYYCRGCIGIGRIVEGCFLVRQNENYEYPEKKKGGLTWAGQLTPLQQKISDELVSNFKQRKNSLVHAVTGAGKTEMLFQLIAECMKNGKRACIATPRIDVVNELFPRFQAAFAEIEIGKYHGREFKEPGLEQLTICTTHQLMKFYEAFDLLVIDEVDSFPYVGDPQLHFAAKAAVKKTGVRVYLSATPTEDLLEEAKQGKIQILKLNRRFHGGLLPVPREKLFIKPFLDKKNQIHPKLLLEIKKVIKSGHPLLVFVPRIEEISVYLQILQKSLKDKQIKIAGVHAQDPQRLEKVQAFREKKVDLLLTTTILERGVTFKHVWVIIIAADDPIYTAASLVQIAGRVGRAKDDPSGLVLYCYHHYTKNIRSSIKQIKEMNK
- the prfB gene encoding peptide chain release factor 2 (programmed frameshift), which produces MEISEIQSVLDELKKRLNHFRGSLDLDAIDESIEINEAKMAQPDFWNDQEKAQKLISENNVLKEKRDSFLKLQKGYEDESTAVELLREEPDPDLQKETEEDLATLQDEFHNYELDLLLSGKYDSHNALMEIHPGAGGTEAMDWGQMLLRMYQRYCDSAGFKFEINDYEPGEEAGLKSVSARIVGKNAYGMLKSENGVHRLVRISPFDAAKRRHTSFASVEVIPEIDDSIKIDIDPKDLRIDVYRSSGAGGQHINKTSSAVRITHLPTGIVTTSQAQRSQLQNRETAMNELRAKLFHLEEEKKRKQKQTLKGDQKEIGWGSQIRSYVFYPYNLVKDLRTGYETADANGVMDGKLQSFIYSYLQWLLSQENPE